Proteins from a genomic interval of Lolium perenne isolate Kyuss_39 chromosome 1, Kyuss_2.0, whole genome shotgun sequence:
- the LOC127329624 gene encoding uncharacterized protein, which produces MWDALRVIRAESDLPWLVVGDFNEALWPEEHFSTTARPAGQMQAFRDALNDCRLTDLGFAGVPYTFDNMRNGRANVKVRLDRAVATMDWRDMYADTRVQHLVSPCSDHCPILVSLTKEERGARRPQKRQYEVLWERAAELPEKIAHAWTEAGPKVDLAAVSKGLNEVMTVLQSWSKRKFGNVLRELDKARKQLELLMLNGASQQEIRKASDHLQEMLYREELLWLQRSRISWLKEGDRNTRFFHQKAVWRARKNKIKKLKDDDGNWQSTPSDMERMATSYFKELFTRDPSLISDDLVGLFQEKVTPEMNEALCKDFSDEEIGDALFQIGPLKAPGVDGFPARFYQRNWATLKAEVVNAVKVFFASGRMPDGINDTVIVLIPKTDNPETLKDFRPISLCTVLYKVLSKCMVNRLRPILGELISKNQSAFIPGRLITDNALVAFECLHFMEQNSNPDKQFCAYKLDLSKAYDRVDWVFLQKTLQRMGFAHRWVDWIMLCVTTVRYTVKFNGSLLDAFSPSRGLRQGDPLSPFLFLFVADGLSALLNMEVQRNTIEPIHICRRAPGISHLLFADDSLLFFKADVAQANRIKQVLGAFTGSTGQLINPGKCSIMFSSSCPQIIRDEIKNTLHITAEAFETKYLGLPTPEGRMNKERLQSIQAKLGKRLTTYEDNFMTQAAKEVLIKSVAQALPVYLMGVFKLPYGLCDELTKMIRDFWWGAENGQRKAHWIAWDKLLRSKDQGGLGFKDLRLFNQALLARQAWRLIQFPDSLCAQLLKAKYFPNGNLIDTVFTGNASSTWLAIEHGLQLLKKGVLWRVGNGTKIRTWRDPWIPRGDFKANAPRRSCRFRWVSDFLTATGTWDSQRSKQVSILSCDGYRLALEEHLHGHGLEATSSRPNGERPSWKLIWKCPVPPKVQNLVWKIGRNALATQVNKHRRGIKTPPLCLICGQENEDTFHAFVRCPPARDLWNAMRETWDIPADTELKNTGTEWLLHLIHGLSEEQRARTFMLLWRIWYVHNEITHDKPLPSVEGSRRFLLSYLESLMLIKQWPDKDVEKGKMIVSHDKGFKRAHDPSVGREKEKKKWVPPKPGVLKVNVDGSWAPSGAAGAGMVIRNSEGDVVLAACRQLVGCQDATEAEITALEDGLKLALLWTHLPLIIETDCMVALDLIKGGSPNLSVYAFQISRIRDLLRERECNCTKVDRTANFVSHGLAQLGRVQARTQVWFSQFPSEIAEALDVDCNSMNV; this is translated from the exons ATGTGGGATGCACTCCGTGTGATCAGAGCTGAGTCTGACCTTCCATGGCTTGTGGTTGGTGATTTTAATGAGGCCCTATGGCCTGAAGAGCACTTTTCCACCACAGCTCGCCCAGCTGGACAGATGCAAGCTTTCCGTGATGCACTGAATGATTGTCGTCTAACAGATCTGGGTTTTGCAGGGGTCCCTTATACCTTCGACAATATGCGAAATGGTAGGGCAAACGTGAAGGTTCGCCTGGACAGAGCCGTGGCCACGATGGACTGGAGAGACATGTATGCCGATACTAGGGTCCAGCACCTCGTTTCCCCATGTTCAGATCATTGTCCTATCCTTGTGTCCCTCACGAAGGAAGAAAGGGGAGCTAGGAGACCTCAAAAACGTCAATATGAAGTGCTCTGGGAGAGGGCAGCTGAGTTACCAGAGAAGATAGCGCATGCTTGGACAGAGGCAGGACCTAAGGTCGATTTAGCTGCAGTTAGCAAGGGTTTAAATGAGGTCATGACAGTCTTACAGTCTTGGAGCAAACGCAAGTTTGGAAACGTTCTGCGGGAATTGGACAAAGCTAGGAAACAGCTAGAGCTCCTCATGTTAAATGGTGCGAGCCAGCAAGAAATTCGTAAAGCGTCTGATCATTTGCAGGAAATGCTATATCGCGAGGAGCTTCTATGGCTGCAGCGCTCTAGAATTAGTTGGCTCAAAGAAGGAGACCGTAACACTCGCTTTTTTCACCAAAAGGCAGTGTGGCGGGCGCGGAAGAATAAGATAAAGAAACTGAAGGATGATGATGGAAACTGGCAGTCGACGCCATCTGATATGGAGAGAATGGCGACATCCTATTTTAAGGAATTGTTTACTAGAGACCCTTCCTTAATTTCAGATGATCTTGTGGGCTTGTTCCAGGAAAAGGTCACTCCGGAAATGAACGAGGCATTGTGCAAGGATTTCAGTGACGAGGAGATCGGTGATGCGCTCTTCCAAATTGGGCCCCTTAAGGCGCCCGGTGTAGATGGATTCCCGGCAAGATTTTACCAGCGTAACTGGGCTACGTTGAAAGCAGAGGTTGTCAATGCAGTAAAGGTGTTTTTTGCTTCTGGAAGAATGCCAGATGGCATAAATGATACTGTCATTGTCCTTATCCCCAAAACAGATAATCCGGAGACGTTGAAAGATTTTAGGCCTATAAGCCTGTGCACGGTGCTATACAAGGTTCTATCCAAGTGCATGGTCAATAGACTAAGACCAATTCTTGGGGAGCTCATCTCAAAAAACCAGAGCGCTTTCATCCCCGGAAGATTGATAACTGATAATGCTTTGGTAGCTTTCGAATGCCTTCACTTCATGGAGCAGAATTCAAATCCGGACAAGCAGTTTTGCGCTTACAAGCTGGATCTCTCAAAGGCATATGATCGGGTGGATTGGGTTTTTCTTCAGAAAACGCTGCAGAGAATGGGGTTTGCACACCGGTGGGTCGATTGGATAATGTTATGTGTGACCACGGTGCGGTATACTGTCAAGTTTAATGGATCCCTTCTTGATGCGTTTTCGCCTTCCCGGGGTCTCCGGCAAGGTGATCCCCTGTCCCCCTTTCTGTTCCTTTTTGTTGCCGATGGTTTGTCAGCTCTGTTAAACATGGAAGTTCAGAGGAATACAATTGAACCCATCCACATTTGTAGGCGTGCTCCGGGTATTTCACACCTCCTGTTCGCCGATGATAGTTTGCTCTTTTTTAAGGCAGATGTGGCTCAGGCCAACAGGATAAAGCAAGTGCTAGGAGCTTTTACTGGGAGTACTGGTCAGCTCATAAACCCGGGGAAGTGCTCCATCATGTTCAGCTCGTCTTGCCCTCAGATTATTCGAGATGAGATTAAGAATACTCTGCATATAACAGCTGAAGCGTTTGAAACGAAATATTTGGGTCTGCCTACCCCCGAGGGTAGGATGAATAAAGAGAGGCTCCAGAGCATCCAAGCAAAGTTAGGGAAGAGGTTAACCACTTATGAGGACAATTTCATGACACAGGCTGCTAAAGAAGTGCTCATTAAGTCTGTGGCACAGGCGCTTCCAGTTTACCTCATGGGAGTTTTTAAATTGCCATATGGACTCTGTGATGAACTTACAAAAATGATTAGAGATTTCTGGTGGGGTGCGGAGAATGGCCAAAGAAAAGCTCATTGGATAGCGTGGGACAAGCTCCTGCGTTCCAAAGACCagggaggtttagggtttaaggaccTTCGTTTGTTCAATCAGGCTCTTCTCGCTCGTCAGGCCTGGAGGCTCATCCAATTCCCGGACTCTCTATGTGCGCAGTTGCTAAAGGCCAAATATTTCCCTAATGGCAACCTGATTGATACTGTCTTTACAGGAAACGCCTCATCGACGTGGTTGGCGATCGAGCATGGGCTGCAACTTCTGAAAAAGGGTGTTCTGTGGCGGGTAGGAAACGGTACAAAAATAAGAACATGGCGCGACCCCTGGATACCACGAGGGGATTTCAAGGCTAATGCACCACGTCGAAGCTGTAGGTTTCGCTGGGTGTCGGACTTCCTGACGGCAACTGGGACATGGGATAGCCAGCGG AGCAAACAGGTATCTATCTTGTCTTGTGATGGGTACCGCCTTGCATTAGAGGAACATCTTCATGGTCATGGCCTTGAAGCTACTAGCAGTCGGCCAAATGGCGAACGTCCAAGTTGGAAGTTGATTTGGAAGTGTCCGGTGCCTCCGAAGGTCCAGAACCTGGTTTGGAAAATTGGTCGCAATGCCCTCGCCACACAAGTGAATAAGCACAGGCGAGGAATTAAAACTCCCCCGCTGTGTCTCATCTGTGGACAGGAAAACGAAGATACTTTCCATGCGTTTGTCCGCTGCCCGCCTGCCAGGGACCTTTGGAATGCCATGCGAGAAACGTGGGACATCCCGGCGGATACTGAGCTAAAGAATACGGGTACGGAGTGGCTGTTACATCTTATTCATGGCCTGTCGGAGGAACAGCGAGCAAGAACCTTCATGCTGCTTTGGCGGATCTGGTATGTGCACAACGAGATCACCCACGACAAGCCTCTGCCATCTGTGGAGGGATCGAGACGTTTCCTGCTAAGCTACTTGGAATCGCTCATGCTGATTAAGCAATGGCCGGACAAAGATGTGGAGAAGGGGAAGATGATCGTATCCCATGACAAGGGGTTCAAACGAGCCCATGATCCAAGCGTGGGaagggagaaggaaaagaagaagtggGTCCCTCCCAAACCGGGCGTGCTCAAAGTTAATGTGGATGGGTCCTGGGCGCCTAGTGGAGCAGCTGGGGCTGGGATGGTAATCAGGAATAGCGAAGGCGATGTCGTACTGGCCGCTTGCCGTCAGCTGGTTGGCTGTCAGGACGCTACAGAAGCGGAGATCACGGCGCTAGAAGATGGCCTGAAGCTGGCGCTACTATGGACACACCTGCCTCTTATTATTGAGACAGATTGCATGGTGGCGCTGGACCTTATCAAGGGCGGGTCTCCAAATCTGTCTGTCTACGCTTTCCAGATATCCAGAATTCGAGATTTACTAAGGGAAAGAGAGTGCAATTGCACGAAAGTGGACCGGACGGCAAATTTTGTTAGTCACGGTCTGGCGCAACTTGGAAGAGTTCAAGCTAGAACGCAAGTATGGTTCTCACAGTTTCCTTCTGAGATTGCTGAGGCCCTGGACGTTGATTGTAACTCTATGAATGTGTAA